A stretch of the Candidatus Zixiibacteriota bacterium genome encodes the following:
- a CDS encoding hydrogenase maturation protease — protein MSSNSKNALRTVIMGAGNILMKDDGIGVHVVQAMQNNQGLPGGVELIDAGTAALDTFNLLDGVEKLIIIDAIKGGGMPGTIYKLTPDDIREKPRNTISLHQMSLLQALASNLLLGSAPSDITIIGVEPKEISMGTELSEEIAGRVEAIVEIAIEIAHDTCRKGRDNTNEV, from the coding sequence ATGAGCTCGAACAGCAAGAACGCCCTACGGACTGTCATCATGGGAGCGGGCAATATCCTTATGAAGGATGATGGTATCGGGGTTCACGTTGTTCAGGCGATGCAAAATAATCAGGGGCTGCCCGGGGGCGTTGAGTTAATCGACGCGGGAACGGCGGCCCTCGATACTTTTAACCTGCTCGATGGTGTCGAGAAGCTAATAATAATCGATGCCATCAAAGGGGGCGGGATGCCGGGTACTATCTACAAACTGACGCCTGATGATATCCGCGAAAAACCCCGAAACACTATCTCTCTTCACCAAATGAGCCTTCTTCAGGCACTGGCTTCAAACCTCCTACTCGGCTCAGCACCATCCGATATAACAATCATCGGTGTAGAACCAAAAGAGATTTCGATGGGAACGGAGCTGTCTGAGGAAATAGCTGGTCGAGTTGAGGCGATAGTCGAGATAGCTATTGAAATCGCTCACGACACGTGCCGGAAGGGCCGGGATAATACTAACGAAGTATAA
- a CDS encoding nickel-dependent hydrogenase large subunit, with the protein MSRTISIDPVTRIEGHLKIELEVDNGKVVDARCQGEMFRGIEKLLYGRNPVDANQITQRICGVCPASHAQASSLTLDRALGVEPPENGRLIRNLILGANYLQSHILHFYHLAALDFVDITTILSYTGADAGLQKVRQWAQAEVDSGKPTAVAPFLPRYEGDYIKDTELNIAAVAHYLKALEIRRKAHEMLCIFGGRMPHAVTILPGGTAENVTVDKILAYASRLEEIQDFIDNVYIPDVVAVAKAYPAYFEIGKGCGNLLAYGVFEEEASGGKKLLAPGAYIDGKVVPFEVSKVSEHVRYSKYSSASKLHPSRGETEPDLAKTDAYSWLKAPRYDNKVVEVGPLARMAVAHLTATNEKASRLVTDTLAAFNAPVSALFSVLGRHAARALEAKVVAERCAEWVMQLKPGEPTHTKYQIPKESEGFGLTEAPRGALGHWITIKNKRINNYQCVVPTTWNASPRDDKNRLGPMEQALVGTPIADAANPIEAGRVVRSFDPCIACAVHVVTPDRELVSKFRVL; encoded by the coding sequence ATGAGCAGGACTATAAGCATTGACCCCGTTACCCGAATAGAGGGTCACCTCAAGATAGAACTCGAAGTCGACAACGGTAAGGTTGTTGATGCCCGCTGTCAGGGTGAAATGTTCAGGGGAATCGAAAAGCTGCTTTATGGGAGAAACCCGGTCGATGCCAACCAGATTACGCAGCGAATCTGCGGCGTCTGTCCGGCCAGTCACGCGCAGGCCTCGAGCCTAACGCTCGACAGAGCCCTTGGAGTCGAGCCGCCCGAAAATGGTCGGCTGATTCGTAATCTGATATTGGGCGCCAATTATCTTCAATCGCACATTCTTCATTTCTACCATCTGGCGGCTCTGGATTTCGTGGATATCACCACAATTCTCAGCTATACCGGCGCCGATGCGGGACTTCAAAAAGTCAGGCAGTGGGCACAGGCCGAGGTCGACAGCGGCAAACCCACGGCGGTTGCGCCGTTTCTGCCTCGATACGAAGGCGACTACATAAAGGATACCGAATTGAACATAGCGGCCGTCGCGCACTATCTGAAAGCTCTCGAGATTCGACGGAAAGCACACGAGATGCTCTGTATCTTCGGCGGACGTATGCCGCACGCCGTGACAATCCTACCGGGTGGCACCGCCGAGAATGTCACGGTGGATAAGATTCTCGCCTATGCCTCGCGTCTGGAAGAGATTCAGGATTTCATCGATAACGTGTATATCCCCGATGTTGTCGCGGTGGCGAAGGCATACCCGGCCTATTTCGAAATAGGTAAAGGATGCGGCAACCTTCTCGCATACGGTGTCTTTGAAGAAGAAGCTTCGGGTGGCAAGAAATTACTCGCCCCGGGGGCCTATATTGACGGCAAGGTTGTGCCTTTTGAGGTGTCGAAGGTATCCGAGCACGTCAGGTATTCGAAGTACTCATCGGCCAGCAAGCTTCATCCTTCCAGAGGTGAAACCGAACCCGATTTGGCCAAGACGGATGCCTACTCGTGGCTGAAGGCGCCTCGATATGACAACAAAGTCGTGGAAGTCGGACCCCTCGCCCGAATGGCCGTGGCGCACCTGACCGCGACCAACGAGAAAGCCTCCAGGCTGGTTACCGATACTCTCGCCGCGTTCAACGCTCCGGTGTCCGCGCTTTTCTCGGTTCTTGGAAGACACGCTGCCAGAGCGCTCGAGGCAAAGGTAGTCGCCGAACGCTGTGCCGAGTGGGTAATGCAGTTGAAACCCGGGGAGCCGACACACACCAAATACCAGATTCCGAAAGAGAGCGAAGGGTTCGGATTGACCGAAGCTCCTCGCGGCGCGCTCGGACACTGGATTACAATTAAAAACAAGCGCATCAACAACTATCAGTGTGTCGTACCGACCACGTGGAATGCCAGCCCGCGCGACGACAAGAATCGACTCGGGCCTATGGAACAGGCGCTCGTGGGCACGCCTATCGCCGATGCTGCCAACCCGATCGAGGCCGGCAGAGTCGTGCGGTCGTTCGACCCGTGTATCGCCTGCGCCGTGCACGTCGTGACGCCGGACCGTGAACTGGTGTCAAAATTCAGGGTGTTGTGA